The segment GAAGAAGTCGCCGTCGCCGATCCGCAGGCGCAGAGCGTGCAGCGTCATCGCGCCGCGCTTGTAGACCCAGTCCTCGAACATCTCCGGGGCGCCCGGATCGGCGAGCGGAGTCCGAACGGGGGAGGCGGCCAGCTTGGCGTAGTAGTGGCGCGCCCACTCGTCGGCCGACTTCCCTCCCGAGTGCTGACTCCACAGCCACTCGGCGTAGCAGGCGAAGCCCTCGTGCAGCCAGATGTCGCGCCAGCGGGCGGCGGTCACCGAGTTGCCGAACCACTGGTGCGCCAGCTCGTGCGCGACGAGTCGTTCGTGGTCGCGGGTGCCGTCGCAGTGGTTGGCGCCGAACGTCGAGAAGCCCTGTGATTCGAGGGGGATCTCGAGCTCGTCCTCGGTGATGAGCGACGTGTACTCGGGGAACGGGTACGGCCCGAACATCTCGGTGAAGGCGCTGACCATCTGCGGCTGCCGACCGAAGCTGACGTCGAACTCGGAGTTCAACTGCGGCGGGACCAGTGCGTGGACCGGCACCGGGCCGTCGGACATGGTGCGCCGTTCGTACTGACCGATCTGGATGGCGGCGAGGTAGGTCGCCATCGGTTCCACCTGCTCGTACACCCAGGTGGTCTGAGCGGCCCGACGACGCTTCGAGATCAGGCGACCGTTGGCCAGCGCGTAGTACGGGGAGTCGGTGGTGATCTCGATC is part of the Gordonia phthalatica genome and harbors:
- a CDS encoding M1 family metallopeptidase, whose product is MPGKLGKTAWHTPTLSAASHELDPYLPASGNLGYRVSRYDLDLIYKVNSNRLSGTVTVTASSYQHLDRFSLDLASGMRVERVTVNGRRARYTHRSGKLTITPGTAIPTGGALMVEVRYGGSPRPIRTTWGTVGWEELEDGSLCANQPNGAHSWFPCDDHPEAKAPFRIEITTDSPYYALANGRLISKRRRAAQTTWVYEQVEPMATYLAAIQIGQYERRTMSDGPVPVHALVPPQLNSEFDVSFGRQPQMVSAFTEMFGPYPFPEYTSLITEDELEIPLESQGFSTFGANHCDGTRDHERLVAHELAHQWFGNSVTAARWRDIWLHEGFACYAEWLWSQHSGGKSADEWARHYYAKLAASPVRTPLADPGAPEMFEDWVYKRGAMTLHALRLRIGDGDFFALIRRWTEKYAYRCVTTEDFIALASTFTKAPLGDIWQDWLFTPALPPFPSMR